The Glycine soja cultivar W05 chromosome 8, ASM419377v2, whole genome shotgun sequence genome has a window encoding:
- the LOC114420876 gene encoding uncharacterized protein LOC114420876 has translation MYLPSSLFIIMFFFLSLNVCTARPLVVAVEEASNTTQINISRKVSENVKKQPLELNGMTSEGINAKINNMGAEREESSEHTMRKVHPNKALGFVPVKPLAVLVSWHVPHSKHDQNPGFHSDYARPRTRPPSHN, from the exons atgtATCTACCATCGTCTCTTTTTATTATCATgttcttcttcctttccttGAATGTATGCACTGCTCGCCCTCTTGTAGTAGCTGTTGAAGAGGCTTCAAACACTACTCAGATCAACATTTCAAGAAAG GTGTCAGAGAATGTCAAGAAGCAGCCATTAGAATTAAATGGAATGACAAGTGAAGGCATTAATGCTAAGATCAACAACATGGGGGCTGAAAGAGAAGAAAGTTCAGAGCACACCATGAGAAAGGTTCATCCCAATAAGGCTTTAGGTTTTGTTCCAGTCAAACCATTAGCTGTTTTAGTTTCTTGGCATGTACCTCATAGCAAACATGACCAAAATCCTGGATTTCACTCAGATTATGCTAGACCTAGGACCCGTCCTCCCTCCcataattga